A single genomic interval of Peribacillus sp. FSL H8-0477 harbors:
- a CDS encoding methionine ABC transporter ATP-binding protein, giving the protein MITLSQISKSFRTGLAQGGLIKAVDNVSMKIDQGEIFGIIGYSGAGKSTLIRMLNGLETPTDGSVIVAGREISKIKGTELRKARQEISMIFQHFNLLWSRTVSDNIAFPLEIAGVSKTETKKRVNELINLVGLEGREDAYPSQLSGGQKQRVGIARALANNPKVLLCDEATSALDPQTTDSILELLVDINKRLGLTIVLITHEMHVIRKICHRVAVMESGQVVEQGLVLDVFRNPAQPITKRFVQQVTEPEETKETIEHLLERFPEGRVIQLTFVGESTESPLITQLVRSFKLDVNIVQGKISQTQHGSYGTLFIHIDGAQAEMDQAIQYIKEQQVGVEVISHD; this is encoded by the coding sequence TTGATAACATTATCACAAATAAGTAAGTCCTTTCGTACAGGCTTGGCCCAAGGTGGATTAATAAAAGCTGTCGATAATGTCAGCATGAAGATAGATCAAGGTGAAATTTTCGGAATCATTGGATATAGCGGAGCAGGAAAAAGCACGTTAATTCGGATGTTAAATGGTCTTGAAACACCAACGGATGGCTCGGTTATTGTGGCAGGCCGGGAAATATCTAAAATTAAAGGGACAGAGCTCAGAAAGGCTCGACAAGAAATCAGTATGATATTTCAACATTTTAATCTGCTCTGGTCTCGAACGGTTTCTGATAATATTGCTTTTCCTCTGGAAATTGCCGGTGTGTCGAAAACTGAAACGAAAAAAAGAGTAAATGAATTGATTAATCTGGTCGGTCTCGAAGGCAGAGAAGACGCGTATCCTTCTCAGTTAAGCGGCGGGCAGAAGCAAAGAGTTGGCATTGCTAGAGCGCTGGCGAACAATCCTAAAGTACTTCTTTGTGATGAGGCAACTTCAGCCCTCGACCCACAGACAACTGATTCAATTCTAGAACTTCTGGTTGATATTAATAAACGATTAGGATTGACAATTGTTTTAATTACCCATGAAATGCATGTCATTCGGAAGATTTGTCACCGTGTTGCAGTTATGGAAAGCGGGCAAGTGGTAGAACAAGGCCTTGTTCTAGATGTATTCCGTAACCCTGCTCAACCGATTACGAAGAGATTTGTTCAACAAGTAACCGAGCCCGAAGAAACGAAGGAAACGATTGAGCATTTATTGGAACGTTTCCCAGAAGGCAGGGTTATTCAGCTGACATTTGTCGGGGAATCGACCGAGAGTCCTTTAATTACTCAGCTTGTTCGTTCTTTCAAGCTGGATGTAAATATTGTACAAGGGAAAATTTCGCAAACACAACATGGTTCATACGGTACGCTGTTTATTCATATCGATGGTGCGCAGGCAGAAATGGACCAGGCCATACAATATATCAAAGAGCAGCAGGTTGGCGTGGAGGTGATTTCACATGATTGA
- a CDS encoding O-acetylhomoserine aminocarboxypropyltransferase/cysteine synthase family protein, with translation MSEEKSYRFETVSIHGGLQTDETGARSLPIHQSNAYLFKDTEHAANLFGLKEAGYIYTRIHNPTVTVFEERVALLEGGIGSLAVASGMAAISLAILNLAGAGDEIVAASTLYGGTYNLFANTLPKYGIKVHFVSPEDPENFRKAITPKTKAIFGETIGNPSLTVLDIEAIADIAHENGIPLIIDNTFATPYLCRPIEFGADIVIHSATKWLLGNGTTLGGIIVDGGNFDWNSPNFPGFTEPDPSYGGIVFSEAAGPAAFITKARVQLLRDFGPTLSAQSAYQFTLGLETLHVRMKEHLANTKEIVTYLENHPAVSWVTYPGNENHPDKKLVDKYLPKGAGSIVIFGINGGRDAGAKLINSIELWSHVANVGDAKSLIIHPASTTHQQLNDKELLKSGVSADLVRLSVGIENVEDLIEALEDGIGKATGITSTSIKTS, from the coding sequence ATGTCAGAAGAAAAAAGTTATCGGTTTGAAACAGTGAGTATTCATGGGGGATTACAGACGGATGAAACAGGAGCACGTTCCCTGCCTATTCATCAAAGTAATGCCTATTTATTTAAAGACACAGAGCATGCAGCCAATTTATTTGGATTAAAGGAAGCAGGCTATATATATACAAGGATTCATAATCCAACTGTTACTGTATTTGAGGAAAGGGTTGCCCTGCTAGAAGGAGGGATTGGGTCTCTTGCGGTTGCAAGTGGAATGGCTGCTATTTCACTAGCCATCCTCAATTTAGCTGGAGCTGGGGACGAAATTGTAGCAGCTTCAACCCTTTATGGAGGAACATACAACTTATTTGCCAACACGCTGCCGAAGTATGGGATAAAAGTTCACTTTGTTTCACCTGAGGATCCAGAAAACTTTAGAAAAGCAATTACGCCGAAAACTAAGGCTATTTTTGGAGAAACCATTGGTAATCCAAGTTTAACAGTATTAGATATTGAAGCTATTGCTGACATTGCTCATGAAAATGGTATACCGCTGATTATTGATAATACCTTTGCAACACCTTATCTATGCCGGCCAATTGAATTCGGAGCTGATATTGTGATCCATTCCGCAACTAAATGGCTGCTTGGTAATGGGACGACATTGGGCGGTATTATTGTTGATGGTGGAAACTTTGACTGGAATTCACCCAATTTCCCTGGCTTTACGGAACCGGATCCGAGCTACGGAGGGATTGTTTTCAGTGAAGCAGCGGGTCCTGCTGCATTCATAACAAAGGCACGTGTGCAATTGCTTCGTGATTTTGGTCCGACTTTGAGTGCACAAAGTGCGTACCAATTTACGCTCGGTTTAGAAACGCTTCATGTGAGAATGAAGGAGCATCTAGCCAATACAAAAGAAATTGTAACCTATTTGGAAAATCATCCCGCTGTCAGCTGGGTAACCTATCCAGGTAATGAAAATCATCCGGATAAAAAACTGGTTGATAAATATTTGCCAAAGGGTGCAGGATCCATCGTTATCTTTGGAATTAATGGCGGCCGCGATGCGGGAGCGAAATTGATTAACTCCATCGAGCTATGGTCACATGTTGCCAATGTAGGCGATGCTAAGAGTTTAATTATTCATCCTGCAAGTACAACACATCAACAATTAAATGATAAGGAATTACTAAAATCGGGGGTCAGCGCGGATCTCGTACGTCTATCGGTTGGCATTGAAAACGTGGAAGATTTAATTGAGGCGCTCGAAGATGGTATCGGAAAAGCAACAGGAATTACGAGTACTTCAATTAAAACTAGTTAA
- a CDS encoding S8 family serine peptidase, which yields MLKKRERKWLALLFSILLFTSLIIPTNSTIASTSTLHTSAKDSLLGKEQKKIAPTVLSQFKENKEVTFLIKFKEQVDTQKVSAKAAAIAKTQKLSANQSKLLKRSTLVSELRSTALETQVNVKNYLDKQEKAGQAKNLQSFYVVNAMAVTASKDVMEQLAVYPEVAKILPNEIRQLIQPDSKTKISNAVNGSTAVKSKADTSAIEWNIDKIGTPAVWDMGIDGAGTVIASIDTGVQWNHPALKTKYRGYNPANPNTADHEYNWLDAVGGQASPYDDQGHGTHTIGTMVGSEENGTNQIGVAPGAKYIAVKAFSASGGSDIDLLEAGEWVLAPKDAAGNPHPEKAPDVVNNSWGGGAGLDEWYRPMVQAWKSAEIFPEFSAGNTTLSNPGGAGSIANPANYPESFATAATDLNNQIASFSLRGPSPYGEIKPDISAPGVNIRSSVPGGLYEGGWNGTSMAGPHVAAVAALLRQVNASLTVDELEEILLTTSTPLTDAAYTTVPNNAYGHGLVNAFDAVSSIVSGLGKIEGRVSKDGDDTEPAVIRHEGPESSYKQMDLTLTAEVTDNISVSEVQVKYQKADETWAEVKADRVSGDFKSGTYEATIPASALTADSIVYKWTATDFGGSVTTTENDTVELIPGISVGYTEDFEQNPVGWTKFGTNNDWDWGVPTSGPGSASSGEKAYATNLAGNYSNSANMSLKMPPIDLPEGSSYLQFKHWYELERNYDFSHVFISTDGTNYVQAARFNDKSTTWIDGEVNLSEYAGQRVYIAFNVTTDASIPKPGWYIDDVKLSSTSLLPTTKAKAGISLGKNDSSVSAKPAVDPSKITPTIEKAKQEPEKDQPAPVLLPLQAQVSVLETGRSVYTNPQDGTYQLTHATGSYTLQAETYGFRSQTKTVTVEQDAVSTANFTLQEIPKGTVNGTITNKITGEPVSGATIFLVEDAAIQPVETNSNGEYSLTAYEGDYTLKVVAPSYYGSEAAVTLSEGSTSTKDFELKPFIGYPDEIKYDDGTAENAHSFNAAGNSWAVKMSLANGNKTANVTGALFRFWDTTWPLPGGTEFEVSVYDATGTDGSPGKKLAGPFTETALRNGQWTHVDLSTHGIMVEGDFFVVYTQTKANPNSPGLATDEDGPNAGRSWQGVSGAWSLSPEEEGNYMIRATVDYEVKEPVITSPKDGSFTNKKEVTIEGTSAPTTAVDIFNKGEQVATTDSTDSGTFTVPVTLTNGENILTAKARTSQGSTEASAPVKVILDTLKPELEITSPVNGSKSNRETVTVTGTVTDENLDWVKVNGQKATIKDQTFSYRLVLNEGINTIKVVAQDKANNKITKTISIDVKYTAPEISTLVPNEDKILKNGESVKIEFDSEPGLTADFSIMMPLTNAGGVANATDLPMKETSSGHYVGYYTATTNVKAPGAVIEVKIADSYGNVTTKRAEGKLWINAKKE from the coding sequence TTGCTAAAAAAACGCGAAAGAAAATGGCTGGCTTTATTATTTTCGATATTGCTGTTTACATCCTTGATTATTCCGACAAACTCCACCATTGCTTCGACAAGTACACTTCATACCTCTGCAAAAGATAGTCTTTTAGGAAAAGAACAAAAGAAGATTGCTCCTACAGTCCTTTCACAATTTAAAGAAAATAAAGAAGTTACCTTCCTAATTAAATTCAAAGAACAAGTGGATACCCAAAAAGTATCTGCCAAAGCTGCTGCTATAGCCAAAACACAAAAACTATCAGCTAACCAATCAAAACTACTTAAACGCTCTACTCTTGTATCCGAGCTTCGATCTACTGCATTAGAAACACAGGTAAATGTTAAAAACTATTTAGACAAACAGGAAAAAGCAGGCCAAGCAAAGAATCTTCAATCCTTTTATGTCGTCAATGCGATGGCAGTAACAGCTTCCAAAGACGTAATGGAGCAGCTTGCTGTTTACCCTGAGGTAGCTAAAATCCTGCCAAATGAAATCAGACAGTTAATTCAACCAGATAGCAAAACCAAAATCTCTAATGCAGTGAACGGCTCTACTGCTGTTAAAAGCAAAGCCGACACGTCTGCCATAGAGTGGAATATCGATAAAATCGGTACACCAGCTGTATGGGACATGGGGATCGATGGTGCAGGAACCGTGATCGCCTCAATCGATACAGGTGTTCAATGGAATCACCCTGCATTAAAAACAAAATACCGCGGGTATAATCCTGCAAACCCAAACACCGCTGACCATGAATATAATTGGTTGGACGCGGTGGGTGGACAGGCTTCGCCTTATGATGATCAAGGACACGGAACACATACGATTGGAACCATGGTTGGATCTGAAGAAAATGGAACCAATCAAATCGGTGTTGCTCCAGGCGCTAAATACATTGCTGTTAAAGCCTTTTCTGCAAGCGGTGGTTCTGATATTGATTTATTAGAAGCAGGTGAATGGGTTCTGGCACCAAAAGATGCTGCTGGAAATCCACATCCTGAAAAGGCACCTGATGTAGTAAACAATTCATGGGGCGGTGGTGCTGGTCTTGATGAATGGTACCGTCCAATGGTTCAAGCTTGGAAATCAGCTGAAATATTCCCTGAATTTTCTGCAGGAAATACAACTCTGTCTAACCCTGGTGGTGCAGGTTCTATCGCTAACCCAGCAAACTATCCAGAATCCTTTGCTACAGCAGCCACAGATCTAAACAATCAAATTGCTAGTTTTTCCTTACGAGGACCTTCACCTTATGGAGAAATCAAGCCAGATATCTCTGCTCCAGGTGTAAATATTCGTTCATCAGTTCCCGGAGGTTTGTATGAGGGCGGTTGGAATGGTACATCAATGGCTGGTCCGCACGTGGCAGCTGTAGCTGCGCTGCTTCGACAAGTTAATGCGAGTTTAACCGTTGATGAGCTTGAGGAAATTCTATTAACTACATCAACACCTTTAACAGATGCTGCATATACAACAGTACCAAATAATGCATACGGCCATGGCTTAGTAAATGCATTTGATGCTGTTTCCTCTATTGTAAGTGGACTTGGGAAAATCGAGGGCAGAGTTTCGAAAGACGGAGATGATACAGAACCAGCTGTTATCCGTCACGAAGGCCCTGAAAGCTCGTATAAACAAATGGATCTTACCTTAACTGCTGAAGTTACTGATAATATCAGTGTTTCAGAAGTCCAAGTAAAGTACCAAAAAGCAGATGAGACTTGGGCTGAAGTGAAAGCGGATCGAGTAAGCGGAGATTTCAAATCAGGCACCTACGAAGCAACGATTCCAGCTTCTGCATTAACTGCAGATTCCATTGTCTATAAATGGACAGCTACAGACTTTGGCGGATCTGTTACGACAACTGAAAATGATACTGTCGAATTAATCCCTGGAATCAGTGTCGGCTATACAGAGGATTTCGAACAAAATCCTGTAGGCTGGACTAAATTCGGGACAAATAATGACTGGGATTGGGGCGTCCCAACCAGTGGACCTGGCTCGGCTTCTTCCGGAGAGAAAGCCTATGCTACAAACCTTGCCGGAAATTATTCGAACAGCGCCAACATGAGCTTAAAAATGCCTCCAATTGATTTACCAGAAGGCTCAAGCTATTTACAATTCAAACATTGGTATGAGCTTGAAAGAAACTATGATTTTTCTCATGTATTCATTTCAACAGATGGAACCAATTATGTTCAAGCAGCGCGATTCAATGATAAATCGACTACTTGGATTGATGGTGAGGTTAACCTAAGTGAATATGCCGGACAACGAGTCTATATTGCTTTTAATGTCACGACAGATGCCTCCATTCCTAAACCTGGCTGGTATATCGATGATGTTAAACTTAGCAGCACATCCCTGCTTCCAACTACAAAAGCAAAAGCTGGAATTAGCTTAGGCAAGAATGATTCTTCCGTTTCAGCTAAGCCTGCAGTTGATCCAAGTAAAATCACACCAACTATTGAAAAAGCAAAACAAGAACCTGAAAAGGATCAGCCTGCACCTGTACTTCTTCCCTTACAAGCTCAAGTTAGTGTGCTTGAGACTGGAAGATCTGTGTACACGAATCCACAGGATGGTACCTATCAATTAACACATGCAACAGGTTCATATACGTTACAAGCAGAAACGTATGGCTTCCGTTCGCAGACAAAAACCGTAACAGTCGAACAAGACGCTGTTTCAACAGCTAATTTCACCCTTCAAGAAATACCTAAAGGGACTGTGAATGGTACAATCACAAATAAAATTACGGGTGAACCAGTATCAGGTGCAACGATTTTCTTGGTTGAAGATGCTGCAATCCAGCCCGTAGAAACGAATTCAAATGGTGAGTATTCGCTAACGGCTTACGAAGGAGATTACACGTTAAAAGTGGTAGCACCTTCCTATTATGGAAGTGAAGCTGCCGTTACTCTTTCAGAAGGCAGTACTTCCACAAAAGATTTCGAACTTAAACCGTTCATTGGGTATCCTGATGAAATTAAGTATGATGATGGCACAGCAGAAAATGCTCATTCATTCAATGCAGCCGGAAATAGCTGGGCAGTGAAAATGTCACTGGCTAATGGTAATAAAACAGCCAATGTGACAGGCGCTCTCTTCCGTTTCTGGGATACTACATGGCCATTACCAGGTGGAACCGAATTTGAAGTGTCCGTCTATGATGCGACAGGTACAGACGGATCACCTGGCAAAAAATTAGCCGGTCCATTTACAGAAACAGCATTACGGAATGGTCAATGGACACATGTTGATTTAAGTACGCATGGAATCATGGTAGAAGGCGATTTCTTCGTCGTCTACACGCAAACAAAAGCGAATCCGAACTCTCCTGGACTGGCTACTGATGAAGATGGTCCAAATGCTGGACGCAGCTGGCAGGGAGTTAGCGGAGCATGGTCACTCTCTCCTGAAGAAGAAGGAAATTACATGATTCGCGCAACCGTTGATTATGAAGTAAAAGAACCTGTTATTACTTCACCTAAAGACGGCTCATTCACAAATAAAAAAGAAGTAACGATTGAAGGTACGTCTGCTCCAACAACAGCAGTCGATATCTTTAATAAAGGTGAGCAAGTAGCTACGACTGATTCAACAGACAGTGGAACCTTTACCGTTCCGGTCACCCTAACTAATGGGGAAAATATTTTGACTGCAAAAGCGCGGACAAGCCAAGGTTCAACAGAGGCTTCTGCTCCGGTTAAAGTGATTCTGGATACCCTTAAGCCAGAACTTGAAATCACATCACCTGTGAATGGCTCTAAATCTAACCGTGAAACCGTTACAGTAACTGGTACGGTAACTGATGAAAACCTTGATTGGGTTAAAGTGAATGGGCAAAAAGCAACAATTAAGGACCAAACCTTTAGCTATCGCCTTGTTCTCAATGAAGGCATCAATACAATCAAAGTTGTTGCACAAGATAAAGCAAACAATAAAATCACGAAAACAATCTCAATTGATGTAAAATACACAGCTCCTGAGATTTCAACATTAGTACCAAATGAAGATAAGATCCTAAAAAATGGTGAATCAGTCAAAATAGAATTTGACAGCGAACCAGGCCTAACCGCTGACTTCTCTATTATGATGCCTCTTACAAATGCAGGAGGGGTTGCAAACGCAACTGACTTACCAATGAAGGAAACCTCTTCAGGTCATTACGTCGGCTACTATACCGCCACAACGAATGTGAAGGCACCTGGCGCCGTTATCGAAGTGAAAATAGCTGACAGCTACGGAAATGTAACAACCAAACGAGCCGAAGGCAAGCTTTGGATTAACGCAAAAAAAGAATAA
- a CDS encoding thioredoxin family protein, producing MKDWTETELNLAIQWKRTFCLYLYTPMCGTCMVATKMMNVSLELLQELECGKMNLNFMQKIAHQYEVESVPCLLLFKNGTLTKKIYAFQSVPYLYEELKTLNA from the coding sequence ATGAAAGATTGGACGGAGACTGAATTGAACCTAGCCATTCAGTGGAAACGAACGTTTTGTTTATACTTATACACCCCAATGTGCGGCACCTGTATGGTCGCCACTAAAATGATGAATGTATCATTAGAACTACTGCAAGAATTGGAATGCGGGAAGATGAACCTAAACTTTATGCAAAAGATTGCCCATCAATACGAAGTAGAAAGTGTCCCATGCCTGCTATTATTTAAAAATGGAACACTAACGAAGAAAATCTACGCCTTTCAATCAGTACCATACCTATATGAAGAATTAAAAACATTGAACGCTTGA
- a CDS encoding toprim domain-containing protein encodes MGNECSDKVLIVEGVTDKRKVTQILNEKLEIICTNGTISITRLDELVDELADKDVYILVDADESGEKLRKKLLREMPNASHLYIDRVYRQVADAPLHHLTDVLAAGKIEVKRG; translated from the coding sequence GTGGGAAACGAATGCTCAGATAAAGTGTTAATTGTTGAAGGAGTGACGGATAAACGAAAAGTCACACAAATTCTTAACGAGAAGCTGGAAATTATCTGTACAAATGGGACCATATCTATCACACGGCTTGACGAATTGGTTGATGAGCTGGCTGATAAGGATGTCTACATTCTTGTCGATGCTGATGAATCAGGGGAGAAGCTGCGCAAAAAACTGCTGCGTGAAATGCCAAATGCTTCACATTTATATATTGATCGAGTATATCGTCAAGTTGCAGATGCACCCTTACACCACTTGACTGACGTATTAGCAGCAGGAAAAATAGAAGTGAAAAGAGGATGA
- the gcvH gene encoding glycine cleavage system protein GcvH yields MAAPKEFRYSKEHEWVQTEGETARVGITQFAQAELGDIVFVELPEVGAELKANEPFGSVESVKTVSELYAPISGKIIAINEELNDNPEFVNESPYEKAWMVVIEPADKSEIENLMTPEQYDEMTNEG; encoded by the coding sequence ATGGCAGCACCAAAGGAATTTCGTTATTCAAAAGAGCATGAATGGGTACAAACAGAAGGTGAAACGGCAAGAGTTGGAATCACACAGTTCGCGCAGGCTGAACTAGGTGATATCGTTTTTGTTGAGCTTCCGGAAGTAGGCGCTGAATTAAAAGCTAATGAACCATTTGGCAGCGTTGAATCTGTTAAAACAGTCTCTGAATTGTATGCACCGATCAGCGGCAAGATCATTGCTATTAATGAAGAATTAAATGATAACCCTGAGTTCGTTAATGAATCCCCATATGAAAAAGCATGGATGGTCGTTATTGAGCCGGCAGACAAAAGTGAAATTGAAAACTTGATGACTCCGGAACAATACGACGAAATGACAAACGAAGGTTAA
- a CDS encoding arsenate reductase family protein, which produces MSLSFYWYPKCSTCRNAKKWLDQQGLEYEAIHLLENPPSRSQLEELYRTSGLELKKFFNTSGQKYRELGLKDKLKDATEAEMLDILATDGMLIKRPIVSDGNKVTVGFKEEEYAKTWG; this is translated from the coding sequence ATGTCTCTATCATTTTATTGGTATCCTAAATGCAGTACATGCCGTAATGCAAAAAAATGGCTTGATCAGCAGGGTTTGGAATATGAAGCGATTCATTTACTCGAAAATCCGCCATCAAGATCGCAATTGGAAGAGCTCTATCGAACAAGTGGTTTAGAGTTAAAGAAATTCTTTAATACCAGCGGTCAGAAATACCGGGAACTTGGTTTGAAGGACAAGCTGAAGGATGCAACTGAAGCTGAAATGCTTGATATTCTGGCTACAGATGGCATGTTGATAAAAAGACCTATTGTTTCAGACGGGAATAAAGTAACGGTAGGCTTTAAGGAAGAAGAGTACGCGAAGACCTGGGGCTGA
- a CDS encoding acyl-CoA dehydrogenase family protein — MSNQTENLLKGGAFLLEDITYEQMFTPEDYSDEQKMIAKTTEDFVLNKVLPKVEKLENHEFENSVELLKQAGELGLLGADVPEEYGGLGLDKISSALIAEKMARAGGFGITHGAHVGIGSLPIVLFGNEEQKQKYLPALASGELLAAYALTEPSSGSDALGAKTTAKLNAEGTHYVLNGEKQWITNAGFADVFVVYAKIDGDKFSAFIVERSFSGVSTGAEEKKMGIKSSSTRTLILEDAQVPVENLLGEAGRGHVIAFNILNIGRYKLGVGVVGGAKRAFELAVGYTNQRQQFKTPISSFNLTKEKLATMASKIYAAESSVYRTVGLFEQRMSQLSADEIKDGKEVAKSIAEYAIECSLNKFFASEVLDYVVDEGVQLHGGYGFMQEYEIERAYRDSRINRIFEGTNEINRLLVPGTYLKKALKGELPLFQKAQALQEELMMMMPEEPGDEPLAQEKMLVSNAKKIGILAAGLAAQKYGKELDKEQEVLVNIADIVSLAYAAESAVLRTEKAIAATGLEKNQQKVLYTEIFVQEAFNQIEQHAKETLIAVETGDTLRIMLSSFRKLTRHNPINVIAKKREAAVKIIDAEKFVL; from the coding sequence ATGTCTAATCAAACTGAAAACCTGCTCAAAGGTGGAGCCTTTTTATTAGAAGATATTACGTATGAACAAATGTTTACGCCAGAAGACTATTCAGATGAGCAAAAAATGATTGCGAAAACAACTGAGGATTTTGTTCTTAACAAAGTTCTTCCTAAGGTAGAAAAATTAGAAAACCACGAATTTGAAAATTCAGTGGAGCTTTTAAAGCAAGCAGGAGAACTTGGATTGCTTGGAGCAGATGTACCTGAAGAATACGGCGGACTTGGACTTGATAAAATCAGTTCAGCACTCATTGCTGAAAAAATGGCACGCGCTGGCGGTTTCGGTATTACTCACGGTGCGCATGTCGGGATTGGTTCACTGCCAATCGTCCTATTCGGAAACGAAGAGCAAAAGCAAAAATACTTACCGGCTCTTGCAAGCGGTGAACTTCTTGCTGCCTATGCCCTGACGGAGCCAAGCTCGGGATCAGATGCGTTAGGAGCAAAAACAACGGCTAAACTTAATGCAGAAGGTACGCATTACGTGTTGAATGGTGAAAAACAATGGATCACGAACGCTGGCTTTGCAGATGTATTTGTTGTGTATGCAAAAATTGACGGCGATAAGTTTTCAGCTTTTATTGTTGAACGTAGTTTCTCTGGCGTTTCAACGGGTGCTGAAGAAAAGAAAATGGGTATTAAGAGCTCTTCTACACGGACATTAATCCTAGAAGATGCACAGGTGCCGGTTGAGAACCTTCTTGGAGAAGCAGGCCGAGGCCATGTGATTGCCTTTAATATTCTAAATATTGGTCGTTATAAGTTAGGTGTAGGTGTAGTGGGCGGAGCAAAGCGTGCATTTGAGCTTGCAGTTGGATATACAAACCAACGTCAACAGTTCAAAACACCGATCTCTTCTTTCAATCTAACAAAAGAAAAACTAGCTACCATGGCTTCTAAGATCTATGCAGCAGAAAGCTCCGTATATCGGACCGTGGGTCTGTTTGAGCAAAGAATGAGCCAACTTTCTGCTGATGAAATCAAAGATGGTAAAGAAGTAGCTAAGTCGATAGCTGAATATGCAATTGAGTGTTCACTCAATAAATTCTTCGCTTCTGAAGTTCTTGATTATGTGGTTGACGAAGGCGTTCAGCTTCATGGCGGATACGGATTCATGCAAGAATATGAGATTGAGAGAGCTTATCGTGATTCAAGAATTAATCGTATTTTTGAAGGAACAAATGAAATTAACCGTCTACTCGTTCCTGGAACATACCTGAAAAAAGCGCTTAAAGGCGAGCTTCCATTATTCCAGAAGGCACAAGCTCTTCAAGAGGAATTAATGATGATGATGCCTGAAGAACCGGGCGATGAGCCATTAGCACAAGAGAAAATGCTTGTCAGTAACGCCAAAAAAATTGGTATCTTAGCTGCTGGATTAGCTGCACAAAAATATGGCAAAGAACTAGATAAAGAGCAAGAAGTTCTTGTGAATATTGCTGATATTGTTTCCCTAGCTTATGCTGCAGAATCAGCTGTATTGCGGACAGAAAAAGCAATCGCAGCAACTGGACTAGAGAAGAACCAACAAAAAGTTCTTTATACAGAAATTTTTGTTCAAGAAGCCTTTAATCAAATTGAACAGCATGCGAAAGAAACGTTAATTGCAGTTGAAACGGGCGATACTTTACGAATCATGCTTTCTTCATTCCGTAAATTAACTCGTCATAACCCAATCAATGTAATTGCGAAGAAACGTGAAGCAGCAGTCAAAATTATTGATGCAGAAAAATTTGTCCTCTAA